One genomic window of Medicago truncatula cultivar Jemalong A17 chromosome 1, MtrunA17r5.0-ANR, whole genome shotgun sequence includes the following:
- the LOC112419819 gene encoding ananain, whose amino-acid sequence MKLLSTVVLMMIFLASAYSVVDESPTITLSEFESYPTLSEASVDKLFHDWMLEHNRTYSSSNEMKKRRELFKKKLEHVKEFNKGNHSYTIGINQFSDRTEEELSVSCVEDDDDNYEWYFQ is encoded by the exons atgaagctgCTTAGTACTGTTGTTTTGATGATGATCTTTCTGGCATCTGCTTATTCTGTTGTTGATGAGTCTCCAACAATAACACTCTCTGAATTTGAATCATATCCAACACTTTCAGAAGCATCCGTTGATAAATTGTTTCATGATTGGATGTTGGAGCATAATCGGACATATTCAAGCAGCAACGAGATGAAGAAACGTCGAGAACTATTCAAGAAGAAATTGGAACATGTTAAGGAGTTTAACAaag GTAATCACAGTTACACAATTGGCATAAATCAATTTTCTGATCGAACTGAAGAAGAGTTGTCTGTATCATGTGTAGAGGACGACGACGACAACTACGAATGGTATTTTCAATGA